AGTTTCCTGACCGCAAAGGTCAATCAGTTACTGTATGAAACTGAGAAAGGTGCCTAAATGAGAGTGAAAAAAGCGGTAATACCCGTAGCGGGAATGGGGACACGTTTTATGCCTTACACAAAAGCCGTGCCTAAAGAGATGCTTCCTATAATAGACATTCCTTCAATACATTTTATAATTGAAGAGGCTATAAATTCGGGGATTGAAGAGGTGCTTTTTATCACCGCTGCCGGTAAAGGCAGTATAAAAGAGTACTTTGAAAAGAAACCCGAACTGGAAAAAATACTTAAAAAAAAGGCGGGCCCTGAAATATTAAAGCAGTATTACAGGATACCCACAGATTTTAAAAAAAGTTTTATAACGCAAAAAACGCCGAAAGGCCTGGGCGATGCCATTATGCATGCAAAGGATTTCGTTGGAAAAGAAAGTTTTGCCGTTTTTCTTCCGGATGATATTGTTTTTTCCGGGGTTCCGGTAATGAAGCAGATGATTGACACTATGACAAAATATAAAAAGCACGTTATAGGCGTTGAGGCGGTGGAAAAAAAGATGATAAGTTCTTACGGTATCATAAAACCTGAAAAAATAGGCAATAAGGTTTATAAAATTACCGATATGGCTGAAAAACCGGCAATTAAGGACGCGTTTTCCAATCTTGGTATTGTGGGAAGGTATATCCTGCCGGCTTCTATTTTTGGATATATTAAAGAGACAAAGCCCGGTAAACATGGCGAGATTCAGTTAACGGACGCCCTGCGTATGGTAATGCACAATGAAGGGCTTATAGCGGATGAATTTGACGGCGACAGGTGCGATACAGGGGATAAATACGGCTATCTGCTTGCCATAATAAAATATGCCGCCGCGCAGGAAAATATAAAAAGCAGGCTGAAAAAAGACATTAAAAAAATATTTAAGTTATAAAATTTGGTTTATCAGCAATATATCATTTTGGAGGGAGTCATGATATCAGAATTTACAAAACTACTTTCCATAATTAATTCTAATAAAGCGCCTGAAGAAATAGCAATGGGAGTGGTTTTTGGAATGTTTGCGGGTTTTCTGCTTCTGGCGCCGTTTAATGCCGTAATAATTTTTTTCCTGATACTTATTTTAAACGTGAATACCGCCGCATTTTTTCTTTTCACCGGTATATTCAAACTTATCACTTTTTTAATTGACCCTTTGGGTGATATGTTGGGCAGGGCGGTTCTGACGGTGCCGTTTTTAGAGCCTGTCTTTTCAAAGATGGCGGAAATGCCCCTTGTCCCGTTTACAAAATTTAATAATACGGTAATTATGGGCGATTTTATAATAGGTATTTTATTAATTGTTCCGGTCTGGATGGGGACGATGAAAATAATTGAATACTATAGAAAGAATCTGCAGAAAAACATTAAGAAATTTGGCATTGTCAAAGCACTTAAAGCCGGTAATTTTTTTGAAGGAGGAAGTGAAGAATGAAACTTCTCAGAAAAAACGGCATCATTGCCCTTGCGATATTTATTGTAATATCTTTACTTTTTGGTTTTTTCTTTCTTGATTTAATTGCGAAAAATACTGTTATAAATTTTGGAGAGAGAGTTTTTAAGGCGAAAGTAGAGATTGCAAAACTTGACGTTCAGATATTAAAAGGCAAAGTTGTGCTTGAGGGTATTGCAGTGGCCGACAGAAATAATCCGATGAAAAACCTTTTTCAGGCGCAAAACGCCGGTTTTGACCTTATGACATCGCAGCTTCCGGGCGGTAAGGTCATAATAGATACTGTATTAATTGAAGGTGTGACGGCAGGCGGGGCAAGAAAAATATCCGGGCAGCTGTCTGAAGCAAA
The Candidatus Goldiibacteriota bacterium HGW-Goldbacteria-1 DNA segment above includes these coding regions:
- a CDS encoding UTP--glucose-1-phosphate uridylyltransferase produces the protein MRVKKAVIPVAGMGTRFMPYTKAVPKEMLPIIDIPSIHFIIEEAINSGIEEVLFITAAGKGSIKEYFEKKPELEKILKKKAGPEILKQYYRIPTDFKKSFITQKTPKGLGDAIMHAKDFVGKESFAVFLPDDIVFSGVPVMKQMIDTMTKYKKHVIGVEAVEKKMISSYGIIKPEKIGNKVYKITDMAEKPAIKDAFSNLGIVGRYILPASIFGYIKETKPGKHGEIQLTDALRMVMHNEGLIADEFDGDRCDTGDKYGYLLAIIKYAAAQENIKSRLKKDIKKIFKL